The Thermoclostridium stercorarium subsp. stercorarium DSM 8532 genome contains a region encoding:
- a CDS encoding TetR/AcrR family transcriptional regulator produces the protein MARFTRKAIIQTFREMLEKSPLDKITVTNIIERCGINRNTFYYYFRDIYDLLDSFFKEELEKVIEANANEPLQNLLKAVMEMVRENRQIVYHIFNSLNRDQLERYLFDSTNRHMYDLVKKEAEGLNVTDEDIRYVAEFYQFAFMGLFLKYLWNDMKPDVDEYIDKLSTIMEGNIRRALENCSDKNKNLSENQTEL, from the coding sequence ATGGCGCGGTTTACACGGAAAGCAATAATACAGACGTTCCGTGAAATGCTTGAAAAAAGTCCGCTGGACAAAATCACGGTAACAAATATAATAGAGAGATGCGGAATCAATAGAAATACGTTCTATTACTATTTCCGTGATATATATGATCTGCTTGACTCTTTTTTCAAAGAGGAACTGGAAAAGGTTATAGAGGCAAATGCAAATGAGCCCCTGCAGAATTTGCTCAAGGCTGTTATGGAAATGGTAAGAGAAAACCGGCAGATTGTGTATCATATATTCAATTCACTGAACCGTGACCAGCTGGAACGTTATTTGTTTGATTCGACGAACAGACACATGTACGATCTGGTAAAAAAGGAAGCAGAGGGCCTGAATGTAACCGACGAAGATATCAGATACGTGGCCGAGTTTTATCAGTTTGCTTTTATGGGGCTGTTTCTCAAATATCTGTGGAATGATATGAAGCCCGATGTAGACGAGTACATAGACAAATTAAGTACAATTATGGAAGGAAATATACGGCGTGCCCTTGAGAACTGTTCAGACAAAAATAAGAATTTGTCTGAAAATCAGACAGAACTGTAA
- the groL gene encoding chaperonin GroEL (60 kDa chaperone family; promotes refolding of misfolded polypeptides especially under stressful conditions; forms two stacked rings of heptamers to form a barrel-shaped 14mer; ends can be capped by GroES; misfolded proteins enter the barrel where they are refolded when GroES binds) has protein sequence MAKIITFDLEARKAIEAGVNKLANTVKVTLGPKGRNVVLEKKYGSPVITNDGVTIAKEIELEDPYENMGAQLVKEVASKTNDIAGDGTTTATLLAQAIVREGMKNLAAGANPIILKRGIDKATEKTVEVLKNNSRKIQGRNDMAYVATISSGDPEIGNLIAEAMEKVTADGVITIEESKTSETYIEYVEGMSFDRGYISHYMVTDSEKMEAVIDDPYILITDKKISSAQDLLPALELIVKNGGKLLIIAEDVEGDALATLIVNKLRGTFTCVAVKAPGYGDRRKEMLQDIAILTGGQVISDELGLSLKDIKLEWFGKAKSVKVQKENTIIVDGAGDPKKIKDRIESIRKQIEETTSEYDKEKLSERLAKLAGGVAVIRVGAATETEMKEKKYRVEDALNATRAAVEEGIVAGGGTALIDAIPEVEKFVNTLEGDEKTGAMIILKALEEPLRQIATNAGLDGSVIVERVKKSEKGVGFDAVKEEFVNMFDAGIIDPAKVTRSALQNASSIASMILTTESAVADKPEPKNTTPAMPEE, from the coding sequence ATGGCGAAAATCATAACATTTGATCTTGAAGCAAGAAAGGCTATAGAAGCCGGTGTAAATAAACTTGCAAATACCGTTAAGGTAACACTTGGGCCTAAGGGAAGAAACGTAGTTTTGGAAAAGAAATACGGAAGCCCTGTTATCACAAATGACGGTGTTACAATTGCCAAGGAGATTGAACTGGAAGATCCCTATGAAAATATGGGGGCTCAGCTTGTAAAGGAAGTAGCAAGCAAAACCAACGATATTGCCGGTGACGGAACCACAACGGCTACTTTACTTGCTCAGGCAATTGTAAGGGAAGGAATGAAAAACCTTGCTGCCGGTGCAAATCCGATTATTCTGAAGAGAGGAATTGACAAGGCAACCGAAAAGACCGTGGAGGTACTGAAGAACAACAGCAGAAAAATACAGGGCAGAAATGACATGGCTTATGTAGCTACAATTTCTTCCGGCGATCCTGAAATCGGAAACCTTATTGCAGAGGCAATGGAAAAGGTTACGGCAGACGGGGTTATTACAATAGAAGAATCCAAGACATCCGAAACATACATTGAATATGTAGAGGGAATGTCTTTTGACAGAGGCTACATTTCCCACTACATGGTGACCGACAGTGAAAAAATGGAAGCAGTAATTGACGATCCTTACATTCTGATAACCGACAAAAAAATCAGCAGTGCCCAGGATTTGCTGCCTGCGCTCGAGCTGATTGTTAAAAACGGCGGAAAACTCCTGATAATTGCCGAAGATGTAGAAGGAGACGCTCTGGCGACACTTATTGTCAACAAGTTAAGGGGTACATTTACCTGCGTTGCCGTAAAAGCTCCGGGCTACGGCGACAGAAGAAAGGAAATGCTACAGGATATTGCAATTTTGACAGGCGGACAGGTAATATCCGACGAACTTGGTTTGTCGTTAAAGGACATTAAGCTTGAATGGTTTGGTAAGGCAAAATCAGTAAAAGTTCAGAAAGAAAACACAATTATAGTTGACGGTGCAGGAGATCCGAAGAAGATTAAAGACAGAATTGAATCCATCAGAAAACAAATTGAGGAAACAACTTCCGAATATGATAAAGAGAAACTGAGCGAAAGACTGGCTAAACTTGCCGGCGGTGTTGCTGTAATCCGTGTAGGTGCCGCAACCGAAACAGAAATGAAGGAAAAGAAGTACAGGGTTGAAGATGCTCTTAACGCAACAAGAGCTGCAGTGGAGGAAGGTATTGTAGCCGGCGGCGGAACGGCACTTATAGATGCAATCCCTGAAGTTGAAAAATTTGTCAATACTCTTGAAGGTGACGAAAAGACAGGTGCAATGATTATTCTGAAGGCTCTTGAGGAACCCCTCCGTCAGATAGCTACAAATGCTGGGTTGGACGGTTCGGTTATTGTTGAGAGGGTTAAGAAGAGCGAAAAAGGCGTCGGCTTTGACGCAGTAAAAGAAGAATTCGTTAATATGTTTGATGCTGGAATTATAGACCCAGCTAAAGTTACCCGCAGCGCTTTGCAAAATGCTTCTTCAATCGCATCCATGATTCTGACAACCGAAAGCGCTGTTGCCGACAAACCCGAACCAAAGAATACAACTCCGGCAATGCCCGAAGAATAA
- the metK gene encoding methionine adenosyltransferase, which yields MKTYFTSESVTRGHPDKICDQIADRILDEILIYDPDAHVACEVTCTTDQVHIFGEITTTARVDYEEIARQVIREIGYTEQGRGFDADTCKIYVNLHEQSPDIAKCVIRKQDELDMGAGDQGMMFGFACRDTECFMPLPIELAHALTKRLEQVRKTGDLPYLLPDGKAQVTVQYRNGIPARVAAIVLSCQHREEAKTETLRNDVLNRVIYPALPEELIDDDTQIFINPGGRFVIGGPAADSGLTGRKTIVDTYGGFSRFGGGALSGKDASKVDRSGAYMARYLAKNIVAAGLADKCEVQLSYAIGLTEPISVMVDTFGTGKVSDEELCNYIIHNIDLRPAVIIRKFGLNNPIFSKVSCYGHFGSNAINMPWERVDLAETLRRNLS from the coding sequence ATGAAAACGTACTTTACCTCCGAGTCAGTAACAAGAGGGCATCCGGATAAAATTTGCGACCAGATAGCCGATCGCATACTGGACGAAATTCTTATCTATGATCCGGACGCCCATGTAGCCTGCGAAGTTACCTGCACAACCGATCAGGTGCATATTTTCGGTGAAATTACCACAACGGCCAGGGTTGATTACGAGGAAATTGCCAGGCAGGTTATAAGGGAAATAGGTTATACTGAACAGGGGCGCGGTTTTGACGCCGACACGTGTAAAATATATGTCAATTTGCATGAACAGTCCCCGGACATTGCAAAATGCGTAATCAGAAAACAGGATGAGCTGGATATGGGGGCAGGGGACCAGGGTATGATGTTCGGTTTTGCCTGCCGTGATACGGAGTGCTTTATGCCTCTGCCCATCGAGCTGGCCCATGCTCTTACAAAACGACTTGAACAGGTACGTAAAACCGGAGATTTACCGTATCTGTTGCCCGACGGAAAGGCCCAGGTAACCGTTCAATACAGAAACGGCATTCCTGCAAGAGTTGCGGCAATTGTACTGTCATGTCAGCACAGGGAAGAGGCAAAAACAGAAACTTTGCGCAATGATGTGCTTAATCGCGTAATTTATCCTGCTCTTCCTGAAGAGCTGATTGATGATGATACACAGATATTTATAAATCCTGGAGGAAGATTTGTAATAGGCGGACCTGCGGCCGACTCGGGTCTTACCGGAAGAAAAACGATTGTAGATACATACGGCGGATTTTCACGGTTTGGCGGAGGTGCGCTTTCAGGTAAGGATGCATCAAAGGTTGATCGCAGCGGAGCGTATATGGCCAGGTACCTGGCAAAAAATATTGTGGCGGCAGGTCTTGCAGATAAATGCGAAGTCCAGTTAAGTTATGCCATCGGGCTTACCGAGCCCATCTCTGTTATGGTGGATACTTTCGGTACAGGTAAGGTATCCGATGAAGAACTGTGTAATTACATTATACACAATATTGATCTCCGTCCTGCGGTGATTATCAGAAAGTTTGGACTGAATAACCCTATATTTTCAAAAGTTTCATGTTACGGACATTTTGGCAGTAATGCGATTAACATGCCGTGGGAACGTGTTGATCTTGCAGAAACGCTGAGAAGGAATCTTTCATAA
- a CDS encoding radical SAM protein codes for MNLSEKAIKLGMKAVYSYLDRDPTANIPKILDWLLEHDIGKGVTKQVVAVKEAIADPNSNWSKLIKSLWTDIDAGQRKVLFENFVVNGSMIGTPIQTKVSEQYDCNVPWAILMDPTSACNLKCTGCWAAQYGNKMNLSFDELDNIINQGKAHGTYVYLYSGGEPLIRKDDIIKLCEKHNDCAFLAFTNGTLIDEEFAKEMLRVKNFVPCISVEGFEDATDFRRGKGTYQKIIRAMDILREHKLAFGISCCYTSKNVDVIGSEEYFDEMIKRGAKFAWFFTYMPIGADAVPELMVTPEQRKFMYHQIRKFRKEKPIFTLDFWNDGQFVGGCIAAGRAYIHINANGDIEPCAFVHYSDSNIREKTLLEAYQSPLFKAYRARQPFNDNMLRPCPVLDNYGRLAEMVEETGAKSTDLKCPENARDYCDKCKTAAEKWAPVADELWKEIDYKPITSGKLKPHKVM; via the coding sequence ATGAATTTATCCGAAAAAGCGATAAAATTGGGCATGAAGGCAGTTTATAGTTATCTTGACAGAGATCCTACCGCAAATATTCCGAAAATATTGGACTGGCTTCTGGAACATGATATAGGCAAGGGAGTCACGAAACAGGTTGTCGCAGTCAAGGAAGCCATCGCCGATCCCAACAGCAACTGGTCAAAATTAATTAAAAGCCTGTGGACGGATATTGATGCCGGGCAACGCAAGGTACTTTTCGAAAATTTTGTGGTCAACGGTTCAATGATAGGCACGCCAATTCAGACTAAAGTTTCAGAGCAATATGATTGCAATGTTCCGTGGGCAATTCTGATGGATCCAACCTCGGCATGTAACCTTAAATGCACCGGATGCTGGGCCGCCCAGTATGGAAACAAAATGAATCTTTCCTTTGACGAGCTGGACAATATAATTAATCAGGGAAAAGCGCATGGTACATATGTTTATCTCTATTCCGGCGGCGAGCCGCTTATTCGAAAAGACGATATAATTAAATTGTGCGAAAAACATAATGATTGTGCATTTCTGGCGTTTACAAACGGAACACTGATTGACGAAGAATTTGCAAAAGAAATGCTTCGGGTTAAAAACTTCGTACCATGCATAAGTGTTGAGGGATTTGAAGACGCAACTGACTTCAGGCGCGGAAAAGGCACATATCAGAAAATAATCCGAGCGATGGACATACTGAGGGAACACAAGCTGGCATTTGGTATTTCTTGCTGCTACACGAGCAAGAACGTAGATGTTATCGGCAGCGAAGAGTATTTTGATGAAATGATTAAACGAGGCGCGAAATTTGCATGGTTCTTTACATATATGCCGATAGGTGCCGATGCAGTACCTGAATTGATGGTTACTCCCGAGCAGCGTAAGTTCATGTATCACCAGATTCGTAAATTCAGAAAAGAAAAACCCATATTTACTCTTGATTTCTGGAATGACGGCCAGTTCGTAGGCGGATGCATTGCAGCGGGAAGAGCATATATTCACATTAACGCAAATGGCGACATTGAGCCCTGTGCCTTTGTACACTACTCTGATTCCAATATCAGAGAAAAAACACTGCTTGAAGCTTATCAGTCACCTCTGTTTAAGGCATATCGCGCAAGGCAGCCGTTCAATGACAATATGCTGAGGCCTTGCCCTGTTCTGGACAATTATGGCCGATTGGCCGAAATGGTTGAAGAGACCGGAGCGAAATCCACTGATCTGAAATGTCCTGAAAATGCCCGGGATTATTGTGATAAATGTAAAACTGCCGCGGAAAAATGGGCTCCCGTTGCGGATGAATTATGGAAGGAGATTGATTACAAACCGATTACCAGCGGAAAACTGAAACCGCATAAGGTCATGTGA